One window of Cervus canadensis isolate Bull #8, Minnesota chromosome 19, ASM1932006v1, whole genome shotgun sequence genomic DNA carries:
- the LRIT3 gene encoding leucine-rich repeat, immunoglobulin-like domain and transmembrane domain-containing protein 3, with protein sequence MHLFASLCVALSFLERVSCLCPSQCTCDYHGRNDGLGSRVVLCNDLDMTELPTNFPVDTVKLRIEKTVVRTIPAEAFYYLVELQYLWLTYNSVASLDTSSFYNLKHLHELRLDGNSLTAFPWTSLRDMPGLRTLDLHNNRIVNVPNEAVRYLKNLTYLDLSSNRLTTLPPDFLESWSHLVTASSRSLDLPPRKIILGLQDNPWFCDCHISKIMSLSKVADPAIVLLDPMMVCSEPERLTGISFQRAELEQCLKPSVMTSATQITSALGSNVLLRCDATGYPTPQLTWIRPDNSPVNYTVIQESPGEGVRWSIISLTGISYMDAGDYKCKAKNLAGMSEAVVTVTVAGVVTATISSDTSERRTGDHPEQEVQPGSRQPASLPGSSSSPWPYSSSSPTFPPTSASSPPSTASSFLSPFFSSTVSSATTPSTRISTSTATASRPSLRPDGKRSAKAEMGGGKLPPASASRREELALLDRALPMETNATIENLQVVRETEGSVILMWDTVNTTQNSEVTVFYSKYGEKDLLLLNVNSSKNQVTINGLLPGWQYIACVCPKGMPPQKDQCITFSTGRGEEEGDSQESFLMVVSGAACVAVLPLIFFLLYKVCKLQCKPDSLWEDDLAKETYIQFETLSPRSQSVGELWTRRPRAESEKLPLCSRSSVESPDY encoded by the exons ATGCATCTCTTTGCAAGTCTGTGCGTTGCGCTTAGCTTTTTGGAGAGAGTGAGCTGTTTATGTCCTTCACAGTGCACCTGTGATTATCACGGCAGAAATGATGGCCTGGGATCAAG GGTGGTGCTATGTAATGACCTTGATATGACTGAGTTACCTACAAACTTTCCCGTGGACACTGTGAAGCTTCGCATAGAAAAGACTGTTGTCCGTACGATCCCTGCCGAGGCCTTCTACTACCTGGTGGAGCTCCAGTACCTCTGGCTGACTTACAATTCTGTGGCCAGCCTTGACACCAGCAGCTTTTACAACCTAAAGCATCTGCATGAATTGCGCTTGGATGGAAATTCTCTGACTGCTTTCCCTTGGACATCTCTGAGGGACATGCCTGGCCTGAGGACCCTGGATTTGCACAATAACAGAATAGTCAACGTGCCAAATGAGGCAGTCAGGTACCTGAAGAACCTCACCTACTTGGATTTATCAAGCAACAGATTAACCACACTGCCACCAGATTTCCTGGAAAGCTGGTCCCACTTGGTGACAGCATCATCCAGAAGCCTGGACCTTCCACCAAGAAAAATTATTCTCG GTCTGCAGGACAACCCATGGTTCTGTGACTGTCACATTTCCAAAATAATGTCATTGTCAAAAGTCGCTGACCCTGCAATAGTACTTCTTGATCCGATGATGGTGTGTAGTGAACCGGAGCGCCTCACAGGGATTTCGTTTCAGCGGGCTGAGCTGGAGCAGTGTCTGAAGCCATCAGTGATGACCTCGGCTACCCAGATCACATCTGCTCTGGGCAGCAATGTCCTGCTGCGGTGTGATGCCACTGGCTACCCCACCCCGCAGCTCACGTGGATCAGACCAGATAACTCGCCAGTTAATTATACAG tAATTCAGGAATCTCCAGGGGAGGGAGTCAGATGGTCCATAATAAGCTTGACGGGCATTTCTTACATGGATGCTGGGGATTACAAATGTAAGGCCAAAAATTTGGCTGGGATGTCAGAAGCTGTGGTCACTGTGACAGTGGCCGGTGTTGTCACAGCCACCATCTCATCAGATACTTCTGAAAGAAGGACTGGGGATCACCCTGAACAAGAGGTCCAGCCAGGATCTAGACAACCCGCATCTCTGCCTGGTTCATCATCGTCTCCCTGGCCttattcctcctcttctcccacttTTCCTCCTACTTCAGCTTCATCTCCTCCCTCCACTGCTTCCTCCTTCTtgtctcctttcttctcctccacTGTTTCTTCAGCTACAACTCCAAGCACTAGAATATCCACAAGCACCGCCACAGCTAGCCGACCGTCACTCCgcccagatgggaaaagaagtgCCAAGGCAGAGATGGGTGGCGGGAAGCTTCCCCCAGCTAGTGCCAGTAGAAGGGAAGAGCTGGCACTGCTGGATCGAGCCCTGCCCATGGAAACGAATGCCACGATAGAAAACCTCCAGGTGgtcagagaaacagaaggaagcGTGATTTTGATGTGGGACACTGTTAACACCACCCAGAACTCAGAAGTGACCGTGTTTTATTCCAAATATGGTGAGAAGGACCTGCTGCTGCTTAATGTGAACTCCAGCAAGAACCAAGTCACCATAAACGGCTTGCTGCCTGGTTGGCAATATATAGCGTGTGTCTGTCCAAAGGGAATGCCTCCCCAGAAAGACCAGTGTATCACCTTTTCTACTGGCAGAGGTGAAGAAGAAGgcgattctcaagagtctttcctgATGGTGGTGAGTGGCGCTGCCTGCGTTGCTGTCTTGCCgttgatttttttcctgttgtacAAAGTTTGCAAACTTCAGTGTAAGCCAGACTCCCTCTGGGAAGATGATTTGGCAAAAGAGACTTATATCCAGTTTGAGACGCTGTCCCCCAGGTCTCAAAGTGTAGGGGAACTGTGGACGCGAAGGCCCAGAGCCGAATCAGAAAAACTGCCACTTTGCTCTAGGTCAAGTGTGGAGTCTCCTGACTATTAA